The genomic region GCGAACAAAGCTAAAATAATAGCTATCAATTTCTGCATGAACATAATAGTTATGTCACCTACTCTATATCGGAACTCGTTCCTATGACCTGGAGTAAAACAACAACCACTAATTGCAGGGCCGCTGCCTTCAAGAATTGTGTTAAGTGCTATGCACTCAATCCACCATCAAAACCACTGTAGTAGGCAAGAAAGTAAGGCTGAAGATGTCAACTTGTGCTGAGCACAGgaggggcatgcctgtaatcccagccacttgggagtgggagaggattgtggtttgaggccagcctaggagaAAAAAGTTaccgagaccctatcttaaaacaaGCTGGGGGCAGGTAACCCATGactagctataatcccagctacatgttaggtggagataggaggattgcagtccaagaccagccctgACAaaatcaggagaccctatctgaaaaacaaacaaaagccaaaaagggctgggggcgtggctcaagtggtagaatgcttgccaaaaaaaaaaaaaacaactgaagccctgagttcaaatcccaacatcaccaaaacaaacaaacacctcaCTTGTTATTCTTCATTGTCTCCACCAGGCTGGAGGGGTCCCAGAGGGCAGCGACTGCTCAGTTTTCTCTCCCCAGTGTCCCCAGTCCAGAGAGCTGGCTCACACTGACCCATTGTCAGAAGGAGGAACAGGGAGGTGGCCAAGAGGCGGATAGGCAGCTATGGTCACCAGCCCAGTGGGAGGCAGCTCGGCCACCAGGAACCGGTCAAGCCAGCACCAGTCCCATTCCCATGGTAGCCGCCACGCCCGCCACGCCCGCCAGAGGTGTCACCTCCCCTGCACTGACTTCTCAGCTTTGGCGGCACAGGCGTGGGCAGTGGGCGGGGCATGCTGGTGCTGACCTGTCTAGGAAGCCACAAGAAGAGAACCTgttggggctggtggctcacttgCGTGTACTGGGAGTGTTCATCCTTGGACAATGAGTCCCCACACAGAACGGAGGCAAATTTGCTACTCCAAGAGGCCCCTTGAGGCTCTAAGAGGCCTTCATTTTGAACTTGTAAGGACTTTGAGATCACAGAGTTCTACCAAGACAGATCCTCAACCTGACAGTCTATTGGGAGGGAATTCTGAGTCCAAGATTCTTGTCTTTGGACCATTCTAGAATTCTCTGTTTTGGTTAGTCTAGAATTCTCAGCCTTCTGTCTATCCCACATTCATTCTGCTCTGGAATTTCAGAGCAGGAAAAAAAGCCCAATTAAGCAGACTCTGACCACAATACTTCAGTTACCTAACAAGTAAAGCTCAGGAGGAATTCAGAGATCTGAAAATTGAGACCTCAAAAAAAGTAGAGgtagggcatggtggagcatgcctgtaatatcagcacttgggaggctgaggcaggaggagggagcgttcaagggcagcctgggctacacagtgaaaccctatcttaaaaatcaaaaaagaaacaaagtaaaagaaagaaaagagacactATAGGAATAAAAACTGAGCCTTAACCAGAtgctaatggctcacacctataatcttagctacttgggaggctgagattgggagggttgaggtttgaggccaccctggacaaacagtttgcaagattcccatttccaaaataaccagagcaaaatggactggaggtgaggctcaaacagtagagctcctgctttgcaaatgtgaagcccttcctaagttcaaaccccagtcttctaaaaaatgaaacaaacaaacaaacaaaaacccctgaGCTCTTAGAATCTCCCAGAGTCTAAAAGAATCTGTCCGTTAAGATGTAAAAAtgatgggaggtggagatcagtgGGATCAAAATTTTAGGCTAGCGAGGGGACTGGGGAGGAAGtagtgacaccccatctcaatcaataagccaggcctggtggtgcatgcctgtcatcccagctacaagggagtcataggtaggaggatgtctgtccaggccagcctgggcaaaatgctagatcctatctgaaaaataaagcaaaaagggctatgaGTGGGGCTCAattggtggagtgcctgcttagcaagcgcagGGCCGTGAGTTCGAACCtcaataccaacaaaaaaaaaagtaaaacctaaTAATTTTACGCGGCCTCCAGAGCCAGCATTCCGTCAGTAAGCGGTTCTTCCCAGTGCCCATGGTTCTCAGATTCCATGTTGGCGTGGTCTACGGAAATTCCTACCCTGGGGTGGGGCTGTCCCGGGGCTGGGGACATCGGGGCCGCTAGGGGGCGCCAGGGACAGCCCGGCCGGCCGGGCGCTGAGCTCAGGCCTGGGGAATGCGCGGCGGGCCCGGGCAGGTGCGGCTCCCGAGGCTGGGGAGGGGAGCGGGGAGGGCGGGGCGCGGGGGGCGCGGCCCGGCCTCTGTTCCCAGGCTCCCGCCCTCCGCCTCCAGGTCCTCTTCCCTGCGGTCCCCTCTCCACTCCAGCCCTAGCTGTCCTTGCCCAGCTTCCTCTGCACCCCAGCCAGATCCTTTGGGGTTCAGGATCCCGTGGGCTTCCTACAGAACTATCCTCCCTAAGAACCCGGTCAGAGCTAAGACCAGACTGAGAACGCCCAGGTTGCAATCCTCCAGCTTTGTGGGGTCACGCGACACCCCCGCTTCTCTGGAACTTGATTTTCCTTCTGTGGACGTCTGTGGGATGGGCCTCTAATCTTGCGTTAGTTTAGTTTCTCCTGTGTACAGGGGAATTACTACCTTGacctcctagctactcaggaagaggtTCGAAGCCCGCCTGGGtatatagttcatgagatcctatctcgaaacaacccatcacaaaaaagggctggtgtgggccctgagttcaaatcccagcaccgcgcaaaaaaaaaaaataaacaagaaaaagaaaaaatgttaaccTCAAAGGGGTCTGAGGATTGGATGACCTAATTTATGTACCCTGATTAGTACAGGGCGGTACAGGAAATAAAATTCACACATCTGGCTTCTTAATTATGGGTTGTCATTTGATAACACTGGCAGGCACAAAGGAAGGGTTCAAGACTCAAAGTAATGTCCCTCACAGGGGCCCTTTAAGCTCCTCATGACATTGTAAAAGCCTGACATGTTGATGCCCCCAGAGCCTCAGCTTCCAGGTCCTCAGATCTCAGAACCCTAAATTCCCCCAGACGTTCCTGTGTGTACTTGGGAGAGCACACTAGAAAATTTCAGCCAGAAACCGGCCAAAGCCCAGGGTGTGAGTGATGTCTGCtggccagcctcagtttccccaccggTAGGGAGGAGTCCTTCCCTTGGGCCAGCAAACCAGATTAAAGATGGATGTCATTGGTCCCCCCTTTGGGGGGAACCTGAGACTTCTTTGGACATTGGGACCcatccctcccccaacacacacacacacctgccagACCTCAGCCTGGCATGACATGAGCCTGGGTTGGCAGCCAcggttcttatttttaatttcaattcaGGCTGTCACCAACTGCCCTTCAAGCCCAGGCATTAGCAAACACCCCTCTGGCACCAGATCGTCCTGTCCCCCCTCCTTTGCTAATCCCCCCCATGACGCATGGGGGTGGAGAGATGCTACAGAGAGACGGAGGGAGGGGCCTGCctctccctgccctcccccaGCCTCAAGGACAGACAGACACCTCCAGAATTAGCCTCTATTCCTCCCTTATCTCCCACAATACCTTAGGTCAGACAGACCTCAGGGTCAGCGCAAGGAGCCGTGGGAGGGAGGTTAGTTGGAAAAGCTCGTGGGAGGATATGAATCCTAGAGAGGCAGAGGCATTTCAAATCCTGGCCCTCCATTCTGCTGCCTATGTgacctctctgcctcagtttacccCTTCTCTTTGTGTAATGCAGAAGTGCATCCGGGAACCAGCCCTGAATTCTGGAATTCTGCCGTGGGTTCTAGAATGACCTCTGTAAACCCCACATATTTCCCACCCCCACGGGCAATAAGAGGCCCCCGCCTCCGCCAGGGGGCGCCCTGGGGCGGATGTCCCTCCGCTGGTTAGGCAGGTCTGACGCCCAGGTTAATGACATGTTGGGGTTCGCTCAGGCGCACAGAGGAGGTTGGAGAGATGCCCTGGTTTtctcaccccctgcccccactccagagCTGGAAAATGGGGAAGCGCCGGGACCCAGCTTCTGGAGGGACCTCGGGTTCTGGTCCTGCTCCATTTCTAAGACCCAAGTTCCACTGTCCCCGTCGCACTCTTAATTTTGCTGAGTCCCGGAGGCTCAGTGGAGAAGGTAGCCGGAGGGCGGCAGAGATGACCATCCACTCCAGAGCCCCACTGTCCGAGTCTCCATTTTGCCCAAGATTCAGGGATCTGAGACCCCAATATTATTACCCAGGGACTCTGACTTCTGAAAGTCTCCAATACAAGGACCTCAGCAATCCCAGCTCCACCGTCTGCTCTGGACCAAGGGATCCGAGTCCTCTATTCCAAGAACTCAGCCACCCGAGCCCCCCTTCCTTTTTCCCAGTATCAATCGTCCGAGTTCTCTCTGTCCAGGGACCCCGGCATCTGCGCACCCCAAAATCTTGCCTTGGGACCTGGCGTCCGAGTCCCCTCCCAGTCCGCCCAGGGACGCGGTGTCGGGCTCTTCCAGGGCCACTTGGCGCCCAGGAGGGTGGAACTCACGGGTCCGGGGCAGATCCTGGCACCGGGGGGCTTCCTCCCGCGCCGGCTCCAGCGGCCGGGAGCGGAGAACGGGGCGGGTCAGGAGCCGGGAACAGGTTAGACGACGTGACTCGGGCTGGAGGGAGGCGGGTCCCGCAGGGGGAAGGGGGCCGGGGACACCTCGAGCACCTTGGGATTTGTAGTCCCGGAGGGGCAGGACGCAGAGTGAGACACTGAGACTGCCACTCGCAGTCCATTTCACAGACAGGAAGAGCGAGGCCCAGAAGTTGAGGGCGAGGCGACGTGGCCAGCAAGATCCAGGAAAGAGCCGAGTCTCTCCCATCactgtccctcctcccccaccaccgCCCcccgtttttttgtttttgtttttggtaggactggggtttgaactcatgggtttgcacttgcaaatcaggcgctctaccactcgaacAACGCCTCCAGTCcgatttgctctggttattttcggtAATGGGGTTTggaaaactattttcccaggctggcctcaaacctccatcctcccaatctcagtctcccaaatagctaaggaTTACAAAGCCTGAGTTACCAGCGCCTGGCCTTCCCTTTTCTTGAGAGAAGATTTGGACGCCACCAAAAGGGTAGAAGATGGGAGGCTGAGGAAAACTCACACACTCGGTCCCCAAGACGAGAAGACAACCTCGCTAAACCATTAGCAACCTCTGGTCCCTGAGCCTCAGTATCTCCATCTGTAGCAAAGATTTCCCGGCAAGAGTCCGAAGTCGGGACTACAGTTCCCAGCAGCGCCTATGACTGACGTCTGGCGCCTCCCCGCCTCGGGTCCTCTGGGAATTGTAGTTTCCAAGCATGCAGGAGGGGCTCCCGGGAGTCTCTCGCCCACGCGCGGGGGGGAACTGTCTGGAGATCCCTGGCGAGGAGAGCACTTCCCCTTAACCCTCCCCTAGCTTTGGAAAGCCGCAGGAGAAGGCGGGAACCCCAATTCTGGAGTAGGATCCTAAATCTCAGCAGAGGGGGCGGGAAGAGGAGCTGACACACCGGCCAGGAATGCAGTCGGGTCACCCTGTCTAGCCGTCGTCCCGCGGCTCCACCCGCCGCCCCACGGGGTGCAGTGCTGGTGGGAAGGAGCGTGGGCGCGTCCCCCAAATCCTCGTCCACGTGCCGCTGTTTACACGCGCCTCGGGGCAGGGAGGAGTGGGCGATCTACCCCCACGCTTCCTCAAAGCCATAGGAAATATTTCTCTCGCGCGAGGCTCTGTCCTCGAGAGCATCTACAAGTTTCATTCGATCCGCAAGGCCCGCCCCTTATCCCGCATCGCTCCACGCGTGTCTAGCTCCCGCGCCTAAGGCTCCGCCCCCGATCCTGTAGGCCCCACCCCCTGTGTTTCCCGCTCCCCCAGAGCTCAGGAGCCCCGCCCCTGACTACTACTTAAAGTCTTCTGGAGGGAATACCCCCATTCTTCCATTTTCCGGCCTCTCCCACTCAGTCCTAAACTTCCAGGGTTCCCGGGGTTCCCTAGAAGGGATTCTATCACTGAGAGCACACCCCTGCCAGCGACGATACTTACCTGCCTCTCCAAGAATTTCAGCCCAATCGGTCTTCCTATCTCTTTAAGAGTTAGGTTCTATTAGTGTGACTGCCCCTTTAAGTCGGTGTTGGAACAAATCATGTCTGAGAGACTGGGGGAGATCCGCCGAGAGCTGGAGAGGCTCTGATTTCAGAAAAAAGTGAATCAGTTTCTTTCTGGAGAAGACTTTTTGATAAAAGCCTTGTTCTTTGGTTTCCTGCTCTGCAGATCTGGAAATTTCCCTCAGTTCTGCCAGGAATGTGAGCAGACACCAAGCAACACCCCTGCGGTCCCTTGACACATGGGCGCTTCCGGATGAGGCCCTGCCCCCGTGGGTCCACGTGGTCCGCAACGGGTCAGAGCTGGTCTGGCTGCTGGGACTGCGCGCTGTGGGGGGTCTCGGGATGGAGGGGATCCAGGCCCCGGGTGAGCCGGCACGGGGATGGGGTGCCGAGGGAGGGCCGGGGGAGGAGAACGGGTGGCCAGAAAATGCCTGGGGTTGGGGAAAGGGCATCCCCAGAGTGGGGGCGGGAAGAGAGAGTGTGTCTCCCCACCGCGGGGCGGGAGTTTGGATAGGGGGCAACCGGTGAAGAGAAGGGACCCCTCGGGTGGAGATGGGGACGCCTCTTGAGAACGGGTGGGTAGATGCGACACCAGGGTACGGGCCCAACGGACCGATAGGCGCCCTGCAGGATTGGATGTGTCGACAGACCCTGTTTTCGCCTTTTCCCCCAGGTCCCTCTCGGTTCTCTTGTCCCCCCAACTTCACTGCGATGCCCCCAGCCTCGGAGTCCCCTCGTTTGTCGTTGGAGGCGCTGACCGGTCCAGATACGGAGCTGTGGCTTATCCAGGCCCCTGCAGACTTTGCCCCAGCCTGGTGAGTGGTCCCATTGCTACTTGTCCCTCTGAGGCTCAACTGGGGAGAATTTTAGGGGGACAGTTCTGCACAACCCCAAAATGCTGCTTTTAGCTCCTGTACCCCTAAAAGGGTCTGACCAAGTTTctgccctccctctttctcctttcagCCTCGACGGGCAGCGTGTGCCTCTCTCTGGCGCCAGGATTGTGAAGGGGAAGGTAGATGGCAAGCGGCACCGCTACCAGGTCCTCAGCAGCAGCGTCCCCCAGGCTGGAGAAGCCACCTTGCTAGCTCCCTCCATAGTGGCAGGAGGTGGACTCACCTGTGCTCCAGCCCCCCACGGCAGCCTAAGGATCATTGAGGGTCCCCAAGAATCCCTGCAAGGGTCCCCTCTACAGCCCATTCCAGCAAGTTCCCCACCCCAGATCCCCCCTGGCCTGAGGCCTCGGTTCTGTGCCTTTGGAGGCAGTCCACCTGTCACCGGGCCTGGTTCATCCTTGGCACTCAAGTCACCCACctcaaagaagaagagaaagaagaggcaggTGGCAGAGGCCTCAGGCACTCAGGAGACAGTGAATGGGCATGGGATCCCGGAGATGGACACAGCCTGGAGGGCCCCAGAAATGGAtgtggagaggaagaagaagaaaaagaaaaagcagcaggTGGATGAACCCGAGGTGTTGGAGCCTGTGGCTGAGGTGATGGAGCCTGTGGGAGCCCTGGTCCAGTCCcccacaaagaagaagaagaagaccaaAGGGGCAGAAATCATACAGTCAGAAGTGGGGGTGCAGGAGCAAGGAGAAAACCCATTGGAGGCAGAACTTGTTAAAACCCAGCCTCCTGAAGAGACAGTCCTGTCACCcaccaagaagagaaagaggcagaagagGGCCGAAGTGACAGGGCCAGTGGAGGGAACCATAGTTGACTGTGAGCCGCAGGTGAAGGTGGAAACACAGGAGGAAGCCACCCCTCTGTCCCCcataaagaaggtaaagaaaaaaaagaaggaaagtgtgATGATGGAGCTGGGAACTGAGGCAATGGAGCCAGAGATGGGGCTGCCAGCACTCGGTGGGGTAGAAGTGGAGACTGGATTCCTGGATGAAGTGGAGCCTCTAGCTGAGGCCACTCTGTCccccaggaagaagaagaaaaagaaagaaaagtggcaGATGTGAGGCCAGCAGCAGTGGAGCCTGAGCTGCCAAGTGACCTTGAACTTTAGGGACTCTAGCATCCTCCAAGGAGAGAGGCACAAAATGACAACCCAGGACTGAGATGCCAGACCCACCAAGAGAGACTGCAGCCTGAGGCCAGGgcagctccaggatccaccaaGAAGAGAAAGGGGGTCAGAAAAGTGAGTTCAGAGATGGTGCCCCAGAAGACCCTAAAGCTACTTCTAGATCTGGAGAAGAAGCCACAGCAGGATCTTGTGTAGCCtctctggggaaactgaggcactcaAAAAGCCTGAGTTGGCCATCAGAAGGCGAGCGCAGAGGCAAACCCCTCTCCAGCCAGCAACCTCCCCATAAGCACACTTAGCAGGAGCCCGCACCTGGAAAATGCTTTATTATGACACCAGGGTCTCTTCAACAGCCAAGGTCACCGGGGCACTTTCAGGAAGGGCTCATGTAGGACATCAAAGAGCCTGCGGGCCTGGGGCGAGGAGAGAAATGAAGTGTTGTCATTAAAGCAGCCCTTTGTTTACTAAATCTGTAGTGGCTTTTTGGCTTTTTCTCTCCCAGCTTGGAGAGGCACTGTGGTCTGGGAGCGAGATGTAGCCAGTGTGACTCCACCCTAGCCTGCTCCTCTGAGGTTGGGCTGCCCCTGTCCTCTTGGGCCTGTTTCTCCATGtgtaagaaagagagggaaatgtAAGCCAGGTGTGCCAGTACCCGCCTCTAATCCCagccacccaggaggcagaggcaagagaattgtgAATTTGAAGCCGGTCTGGTCAAAGTTAGtgtgatcctgtctcaaaaaaaattaagacaaaattgGGGGCTTGGCTTATTGGTAAGAGCCTCGGCTAGCATtcgggaagccctgggttcaagtccccgGTACtacaaacagagagaaagagacacgTAAGTGGATTTCCAAAGCCTTAAAACTTAGGGGTGGGAGCCCCTGCTGACTTGGGGCCCACTCTTCACCCAGAGCTCTTACCTTCTGGGGGCCCAGGCCGGGACACAAGGCCAGGTCTTCCCGAGATGCGCCCATGAGCTGTTCCAGAGACTGAAGGAAGAGGAAGCAGGGGTCAGGGAAGGTGTGCGTGAAACTCCCCTTTTCCCAGCCAGGGAGGGACCTAAGGTGTTCCTGCAAGGGGGTGGGAGCTGTGGGGGGCTTAGAAAACATGAGGAAGAAATGCCAGGCAGGACAGGATAGGGCATGGCGTCCTTACTCCAAAAGTAGCCAGGAGGGTCTGGCTGTCCGTTTTGTTGACTGACTTCACCGTGGTCAGACACTCAGTGGCCTGGAACAGGAGGAGAAAGGATGTGTTCAGAAGAGAAGGACCAGTAACAGCCCAGGAAGGCAGCACCGGACCATTGCTGGCTGCTTAGGGTCAAGTCCTAGCCCTGCTGGTTCCTGGCTGTGTGGCGTGGAATGAGTGACTTCACTGCCTCCCTCAGGAGATGGGGTTCCAGAACCTTCCTTGGAGGTGATGCTACTGTAGACATGAGGCCCTGACTGTCTAGTGGGTCTTCTGCTGTGTCACCCCACAGGAGAACTCCCAGGGCATCTATAATGGCAGGGTCCTTCATTCGAGCCCAGGGTCGGCAAGTCATACAGTAAACGCTCTGAGTGCTGAACAGTGCCGGGAACACAAGACAGTCCCAGTCCTGTCCCCGTATGACCACAGTCCATTGGGGAGACAGATAATTCTAGACAGTGATGACCAACATGGACAAAGCTAGAATGGGAAAGTCCACAAGGGATATTTCACCTGACCTGGGGATCAGAGAAGTCTTCCCGGAGGAGGGGGCACCACAGCTGGAAGGTGACAGATGGACAGAGGCAGTGGAAATAAAATGGTCAATGCTCAGAGGGGTTGGGTAGGCTCAGGATAAGCACAGGCCATCGTACACATGGGGAGAGGCTGGACTTCCCTGAGAGCACTGGGGAGCCCCGGGAAAGATTGGAGCCTGGAGGGCAGGGTCAGGTTTGCACTTAGGAGACCTATCAGCTGCCAGTAGGTGGAAAGGGCAGGGTGAGctttgctcaaatggtagagcacttgcctagcaagcgtgggtggccctgagttcaaaccccagtactgcaaaaaataaagtgaCTCATGTTTGGGGGAAAAAGATATCCCTTTCTCACACCATACAGAATGAAGCCCTGATGAATTAATAGCCTTAAGcttaaaaactataataaaagtGTCCCaagagaaaatgggagaaaaaaaaaaagaagcaaaagtgtCCCAACAAGTCCTACGGGTAGGAGGACAGGAGGGAGGGTTGTGGCCTCACCCTGGACAGGAAGTCCTGCTCCAGCTTCTCCATCAGGAGGTCAGCCGGCTTTTGCTCATAGGCCTTGTAGGTCTCCAGGTACCGCCCGGCTTCCTCGGGGCTGGGGTGACAGGGGTGACAGGACAGTGGCTAGTTAGGTGACAGATCTAGCATGTTCTAGATTTTAGTTCATCCAGACTCAACTCCAAACTCCAACTTAGAGAAACATGAACATTCCCAGCCCTCCACTCCACTTCTTGACACTTTTTTCTTcgaaacaggatcttgctgtgtagtttaggctggccttgaatccttgatcctcctgcctcagc from Castor canadensis chromosome 16, mCasCan1.hap1v2, whole genome shotgun sequence harbors:
- the Polr1g gene encoding DNA-directed RNA polymerase I subunit RPA34 codes for the protein MEGIQAPGPSRFSCPPNFTAMPPASESPRLSLEALTGPDTELWLIQAPADFAPACLDGQRVPLSGARIVKGKVDGKRHRYQVLSSSVPQAGEATLLAPSIVAGGGLTCAPAPHGSLRIIEGPQESLQGSPLQPIPASSPPQIPPGLRPRFCAFGGSPPVTGPGSSLALKSPTSKKKRKKRQVAEASGTQETVNGHGIPEMDTAWRAPEMDVERKKKKKKKQQVDEPEVLEPVAEVMEPVGALVQSPTKKKKKTKGAEIIQSEVGVQEQGENPLEAELVKTQPPEETVLSPTKKRKRQKRAEVTGPVEGTIVDCEPQVKVETQEEATPLSPIKKVKKKKKESVMMELGTEAMEPEMGLPALGGVEVETGFLDEVEPLAEATLSPRKKKKKKEKWQM